The nucleotide sequence TCCAGGAGACAGGACTTGCCGCAAATGATAACGCACATCGGTGGTTGTTGGAGCATAACTGACATGGGGATGATAGTCATTTAAGCGACTGACCAAATCTTTGGCCTGGACAAGCCCTTGATCCGGTTCCCCGGCACTATAAATATCGGTAATCACAACCACGTCCGCAGCCTGAAAACTTTGGCTAAATTCTTCCAGAAACGTTAGGGTTCGGCTAAAGCGATGGGGTTGAAACACGGCCACCAGCCGCCGCCAAGGTTGATCATGGCCCACTTGTAACCGTCCCGCCTGTAACGTAACTTGGATTTCACTGGGATGGTGAGCATAGTCATCAATAAACCGTACCCCATTGGCCTGGCCCCGTTCCTCAAACCGCCGTCTGGCTCCCTCAAACTTTGCTAAAGCTGCGGAAATGGTGGCAAAATCCAGGCCAACGTCCCGACCCACCGCAATGGCCGCAAGGGCATTTTGGAGATTGTGCGGCCCGAGAAGTTTCAGTTGCAATATCCCTAGGGATTTCCCCCGCTCCGACACATGAGCAGTTGTGCCATTGGCCCCGTATTGGACATGATCCACAGTATAGTCAGCCCCCGATTCCCGACTGAGGCTGTAGGTAATCAAGTTTTCGTGGTTTAAGTGTTCCCGGACAGTCGGACAATCCCAGCAGACAACCAGGCCCTGAGATTGTTGGGCAAACTGTGCAAAAATCGCCACCACTTGTTCCAGGGTTTGATAGTGATCGGGATGATCTAACTCAATATTTGTAATTACCCCTAAACGAGGGGAAAATTTTTGCAGAGACCCATCGGACTCATCCGCTTCGGCAACTAGATGGGGCCCATCGCCAATGCGCGCATTCCCGTGCCAGGCTGCAACTTCTCCCCCAACAACAATGGTTGGATCCAATCCCCCTTCCAAGAGAACATAGCCGACCATGCTACTGGTGGTGGTTTTGCCATGAGTACCAGCCACGGCAATGCCTTGGGATCGTTCAATCAGGGCCGCTAAAATATCGGAGCGATGAAAAATTGGGCAACCAAGGGCCTGGGCGGCTTGAAACTCAGGATTGTTCTCCCCAATTGCAGTGGAGCAAATCACTTGGGGGAGTTGGCGATGGCCAGTCCGGGCCGGGTAATCCGTTAAGTTCTCAGCAACTTGGCACTCAAAAAAGGTCACACCCATGGATTGCAACTGATGGGTCAAGTTGGTGGCTCGTAAATCTGAACCGGAGACAGCAAATTTCTGTTTGACCAAGATATAAGCTAAAGCTGACATACCAATCCCACCAATACCAATGAAATGGAAGGGTCGCCCATTAAAACTCATCGGTACAGACTGTGGTTTAGCCAACTCCATCACACTCACCCCACATGGCAGTCAATAGGTATAAAAAACTCAGGCTCATCATAGCAGGAAGTTTTTGTATTCAATGAGTATTACTGAAAATGGCAGCGTTCTATGTGACTCTCAGCCACGAAGATCAACCCAGATTTTGCCAGGCGAGGCTGAAGAACTGGGCAGGGATGAAGACCCAGAAGCAAAGGGCAATTAACACCAAGACAATTCCCCAGGCGGATTATGGAGCAGCTCTTGAACATTGGCCTGGATCACCCGATAGCCAACATTTCCAGATAATCGCTGGCGGCCTTCATTAAAAATTAGGGTTGGGCTAACGGAAACACCATAGTCTTTGACTCGATCAAGGTTTTCTACCAGTTGAGCAAAGGCCGCGCCTGAGTTAATTTCCGACTCAATGGCAGCAATGGGGAGCTTGAGGTCTTCGGCAATCGCTAACAACACTGACCGCTGGGAAATATTGGCTAAATCTATAAAAAAGGCTTCTCGACACCGCCAAATGGCCTGGGCATAGAGATTTGCAGTTGAATCAATCAAAGCGTTTTGTTCGAGGAGTTTGATGGCGTGGAGGAACAGATGACAAGCCGTTGAGGAAGGGGGAATATCCTTTGTCCAAATCTCTGGGTGTACCTGGATATGATCAAACTTCGCGGCCACCGACAGAACGTGTTGATTGTAGGCTGCCAGGCCCCCGCGCGCTTGCCACCGTTTGGTTAACTTTTCCTGGGTGTTTCCAAATATCTCGACAAAGTGATAGTCAAAAACTACCTGAGTGGAGAAGGTTTCCTGTAATTGAGTGAGGCGAATCTGGCCAATATAAGCCCAGATACAGAGAATATCTGAAAAATGAGCAATCCGAATTGGCTCTGTCACGATCAAATCCTATCCAGCGCTGAGGTATCCCCATAGCGCATTTTACCAAGGCCAATGACAACCGCCCGCTGCGACCCAGGCTAGGAGTTGGGCATAGGGTAAAGGACGAGAGCAATAATAGCCTTGGATCCCATGACAGCCGAGGGCTTGTAAAATTTGCAGTTGGGCTTGGGTTTCGACACCTTCAGCAACAATCTCTAGGTTTAAGCCCTGCCCAAGGGACAAAATTGCCCGGATAATCGCCTGATCTTGGGCATCTTCCGCTAGGTCGGTAATAAAACTGCGATCTATTTTTAAGCTGGTTAAGGGAAACCGTTTTAAGTAATTCAAAGACGCATACCCCGTCCCGAAATCATCCAAGGCAATGCCCAGACCCAAATCCCGCAGTTCGGCCAGAATTTCCTGACTGCGTTGGAGGTTTTGCATGGCAATGGTTTCCGTCACTTCTACGGTTAATAATGTTGGGGGTAATTGACTTTCTATTAAGGCAGCTTTAATGGTCTGGACCAAATTGGGATCCAAAAATTGTCGAGCAGATAAATTAACAGAAACACCGACTTCTTGAAGTCCCTCAATGTTTTGCCAGGCCTGGCACTCCCCACAGGCGTGGTGCAATATCCACTGGCCAATACTAATGATTAAGCCGTTTTCCTCGGCCATTAAAATAAAGTCTCCTGGGGAGAGCAAGCCGTGTACCGGATGTTGCCAACGGGCCAGGGCTTCTAAATGTAAAATCTCGCCAGTGACCAAATCAACTTGGGGCTGATAGAACAGTTGCAGTTGCGCTTGGGGGAGGGCCTGGCGTAAATCCTGTTCCAGTTGGAGTAAAAAGCTGGCCTGGGCGTTAAAGGTCGCTTGATAAAACTGATAGTTATCCCGGCCTGTATCTTTGGCCCGGTAAAGGGCGACATCTGCATTACGCAGGAGAGTATCCGCATCCTCGCCATCCTGGGGAAAAATCGCAATCCCG is from Synechococcus sp. PCC 6312 and encodes:
- the murC gene encoding UDP-N-acetylmuramate--L-alanine ligase, with protein sequence MELAKPQSVPMSFNGRPFHFIGIGGIGMSALAYILVKQKFAVSGSDLRATNLTHQLQSMGVTFFECQVAENLTDYPARTGHRQLPQVICSTAIGENNPEFQAAQALGCPIFHRSDILAALIERSQGIAVAGTHGKTTTSSMVGYVLLEGGLDPTIVVGGEVAAWHGNARIGDGPHLVAEADESDGSLQKFSPRLGVITNIELDHPDHYQTLEQVVAIFAQFAQQSQGLVVCWDCPTVREHLNHENLITYSLSRESGADYTVDHVQYGANGTTAHVSERGKSLGILQLKLLGPHNLQNALAAIAVGRDVGLDFATISAALAKFEGARRRFEERGQANGVRFIDDYAHHPSEIQVTLQAGRLQVGHDQPWRRLVAVFQPHRFSRTLTFLEEFSQSFQAADVVVITDIYSAGEPDQGLVQAKDLVSRLNDYHPHVSYAPTTTDVRYHLRQVLSPGDLVIFLGAGNLNQLIPDVIADQVPTAEVMGGVEVIAVNACVQVVAQ
- a CDS encoding DsbA family protein, translated to MTEPIRIAHFSDILCIWAYIGQIRLTQLQETFSTQVVFDYHFVEIFGNTQEKLTKRWQARGGLAAYNQHVLSVAAKFDHIQVHPEIWTKDIPPSSTACHLFLHAIKLLEQNALIDSTANLYAQAIWRCREAFFIDLANISQRSVLLAIAEDLKLPIAAIESEINSGAAFAQLVENLDRVKDYGVSVSPTLIFNEGRQRLSGNVGYRVIQANVQELLHNPPGELSWC